One genomic segment of Pseudomonadota bacterium includes these proteins:
- a CDS encoding aspartate-semialdehyde dehydrogenase, translated as MSGPVVAVAGATGAVGVEFLECLRERHFPLSDLRLLASARSKGKKVTFNGTELTVEELTSDSFKGVDVALFSAGSSISRSFGPIAAKAGAVVVDNSSAFRMDDGVPLVIPEINPEAIGTHHGIIANPNCSTIIAITPLWPIHKLNPVRRVIAATYQAASGAGAAAMQELEESTRAYLAGKPYANTVFPHPYAFNLFSHNTRIDPATGYNEEETKMLRETRKIFGDPDIRVSATCVRVPVLRAHSVALTFECERKITPEEVRRTLASAPGIKIVDDPAKNYFPMPKDASGQNDILVGRIRQDVSDASGKSIAMFVAGDQLLKGAALNAVQIAEHLVG; from the coding sequence ATGTCCGGGCCTGTCGTAGCGGTGGCTGGCGCCACCGGTGCCGTCGGTGTCGAGTTCCTGGAGTGCTTGCGCGAGCGGCACTTCCCCTTGTCGGATCTGCGCCTGTTGGCCTCGGCGCGCTCCAAGGGCAAGAAGGTGACGTTCAACGGCACCGAGCTCACCGTCGAGGAGCTGACCTCCGATAGCTTCAAAGGTGTGGATGTCGCCCTCTTCTCCGCCGGCAGCTCCATCTCCAGGAGCTTCGGGCCGATCGCGGCCAAGGCGGGTGCCGTCGTGGTCGACAATTCCTCGGCCTTCCGCATGGACGACGGCGTCCCCCTGGTCATCCCCGAGATCAATCCCGAGGCGATCGGGACCCATCACGGCATCATCGCCAACCCCAACTGCTCGACCATCATCGCCATCACGCCCCTATGGCCGATCCACAAGCTGAATCCGGTCCGCCGCGTCATCGCCGCGACATACCAGGCGGCCTCGGGCGCCGGGGCGGCGGCGATGCAGGAGCTGGAGGAGTCGACCCGCGCCTACCTTGCCGGCAAGCCCTACGCCAACACCGTCTTCCCGCATCCCTATGCCTTCAACCTCTTCAGCCACAACACCCGGATCGATCCGGCGACCGGCTACAACGAGGAGGAGACCAAGATGCTGCGGGAGACCCGGAAGATCTTCGGCGATCCCGATATCCGCGTCTCGGCCACCTGCGTGCGCGTGCCGGTCCTGCGCGCCCATTCCGTGGCGCTCACCTTCGAATGCGAGCGCAAGATCACGCCCGAGGAGGTGCGTCGCACCCTCGCCTCGGCACCTGGGATCAAGATCGTCGACGACCCGGCCAAGAACTACTTCCCGATGCCCAAGGACGCCTCGGGACAGAACGACATCCTGGTGGGCCGCATCCGCCAGGATGTGAGCGACGCCTCGGGCAAGTCGATCGCCATGTTCGTCGCCGGCGATCAACTGCTGAAGGGCGCGGCCTTGAACGCGGTACAGATCGCCGAGCATCTGGTCGGT